Below is a genomic region from Flammeovirgaceae bacterium SG7u.111.
CTACGCCTTCGGGGGTTTCGGGAAACCAACCTCCAGAGTTGATCAGGTCATAATTGTTCCACTTGCCTTTGCTCCAATTTGCATAGCAATAAATATGGTTTTTATCATCAGGGAATTTTGCATAAGCAATAATCGGATTGCCGCTTTCGTCTTGGGCAATATCCCAGTTCCAAGCTTTTGCTCCACCCGCTTTTCCACTATACACCATATCAACCTCCGATGGCAACACGGGTACGTCATCCAAGTCCTTTATTTTAGAACCATCGGCTTTATAAAAAGCACCTGCTTGATAGTACATGTAATAAATGCTGTTTTCCTTTTCCCTTCGAGGGTGACCATCGGTAACGGTGATGTGGATTCTGTCTTTTCCATTCGAATAGATTTTGGTGTAAGGTCTACGGAATTTGTAAATAGCTTCGGGCATAAAGAATACTTTCCCTTTTGCCCAAGTATCGCCATTATCGTCAGAAAAAGAATAGCTAGGTTTGCCATCTACCCCTCTCCAAAAGAGGTAAATCCTACCTTTTTCCCCAGATAGCTTTATAGGGTTGGTGTAGGTATGGTTCAATGAGCCACGGTCTTTCAGCGCTTTATCGTTTAAATGAAGCTCTTTCACTTCACCCCAACTTTCAATACTTTCCGCTTCAGTCGCTTTTACTATATATAGTGGCTGCGTTCCCTGCATGTGCCGATTAAAAAACACCAATAGCTTTCCTTCTTCATCAAACAAAATAGAAGGATTGTCATGGTCATCTACTTCAAGGCTATCGAACAAAACAGTTGAATGGATTTCTTTGGTATCGTGGTCGTAATACCCAATGGCAATGTCGCCATAGTTGTCTACCCAACCCGAATAGGTGCGCTTATGTTTCCCTTCATAATACACCGCCCTTGGGTCTGAAAACCAGCACCATGCACCATTGAAAGTCATGGATTGGTACTCTTCGGAAGTAGGAGCGGGTTCTTTGGACAGTTTGTACTTTGAAAATTTCTGTGCATAGCCAAACTGGATACACACCATCATAAACACTAGTAAAATGGTAATCTTTTTCATAAACATATTTTGTAGAATTGGTTGTAATTAAAAAGTATAGCGAAAGCTTATCACTTGCGCTTGAAATTGTATTCAGTATCTTGAATCATTCGCCCTCTATTTCACTCTCCATACACTCCCGTATACCCTTTTTCTAGCAATGGCATTAATTCAGCTTCTACTTCAGGATGCATTTCAATCACGTTTTCAGTCCCATTTGGGTCGTTTAATTGGTCAAACAACTCCAATACTGGTTTTTCTTTACGGTAATATTTATTTAGCCTGTATTGAGCCGTTCTGAGGGAAAGTCCTCCTTTATAATAGCTATAAGCAGCTTCTTCCCAGTTTTCGGAAGCAGGGTTTTCTATCAGCGGGAGCAAGCTTCTTCCTTTGGTTTCATAAGGCATCGGGATTGCGCACAATTCCATCAGCGTTGGGTAAATATCGACAGTGCCTACTACTTTTTCTATTTGCTTCCCTCCTTTGTTCGGAACATGCATCATCAGCGTAGAATGAACTGCCCTGTCCATCAGTGTATGCTTGCCCCAAACCCTGTGGTCGCCGAGGTGCCAACCGTGGTCGCCCCAAACTACCACTATCGTATTTTCTGCCAAACCTAGGTCATCCAGTTCCTTCAAAACCTTTCCTATTTGAGCATCTATGTAACTTACACAAGCCGCATACGCATGTCCCAGTTTTCTGGAATACTCATCTGAAAGAGCCGAGTCCAATGTAGCTTTTTCTTCGCCCAATTTATAATTATTGAACTCGCCCATGGTTTGCAAACTGCTCCTATGGACATTTTTAGGGAGATAATTGTTAGGCGTAAGCGGAATGTCTTCTCGCTCGTACAAATCCCAGTATTTGGCAGGCGCAGTGAATGGTAAATGAGGTTTGAAAAAGCCTAGACCAAGGAAAAAAGGCTGCCCTTTTCCCTTCAATTCTTGTAACTTTCCAATGGCTTGCTGGGCAATGATACCATCTATATAGCCTTCATCCCCCACCTCGGCTTTTTCGTAGGGCTTCACCTGCCCTTTTAGTGTATTTCGGTTCGATCCATCGGCATAGCCAAAAAAGGAATTGTGCCCCGAGCCCCATTTCTTCGAATCCAGCAACATTTCATCCCAGCTATGCGGAAGCTCCCATTTATCGCTCACTGGCTCGGTATAGCCATACACCCGCCCGTCAGGATGATGGGTGATTTTACCGATCCCCACTGTATAATAGCCGTTTCTTCTTAACTGATGAATAAATGTCTCAGGCAATTCCCCTTCAGGCTTTCCTGTCAAGGCTTTTACCGAAGCACTGTTTTTAATATCATCCAGCGATTGTGGCAGCCTTCCAGTAAGCAAACTGTGGCGAGAAGCTCCGCAAGTGGGCACGGAGACAAAATGTTTTTTGAAAAGAATTCCCTTTTGGGCAAAGTTATCAAGGTTAGGAGAATGAATGTAATCTTTGCCATAGCAACCCAACTCAGGGCGAAGATCGTCCACGCAGATGAAGAGTACATTTGGCTTTTGGGTATCGGCAACGTCTTCTTTTGAAGAACAAGAAGAAAACAGGAGGAAAAAGCAAAAAAGCCCCCCATAAAAAAATACTGGGTACTTCATTATTGATAGTTTTAAGTTCAGGTATTGGTGAGTTTTTGCGAAATTTAAAACATAAAGA
It encodes:
- a CDS encoding sulfatase; its protein translation is MKYPVFFYGGLFCFFLLFSSCSSKEDVADTQKPNVLFICVDDLRPELGCYGKDYIHSPNLDNFAQKGILFKKHFVSVPTCGASRHSLLTGRLPQSLDDIKNSASVKALTGKPEGELPETFIHQLRRNGYYTVGIGKITHHPDGRVYGYTEPVSDKWELPHSWDEMLLDSKKWGSGHNSFFGYADGSNRNTLKGQVKPYEKAEVGDEGYIDGIIAQQAIGKLQELKGKGQPFFLGLGFFKPHLPFTAPAKYWDLYEREDIPLTPNNYLPKNVHRSSLQTMGEFNNYKLGEEKATLDSALSDEYSRKLGHAYAACVSYIDAQIGKVLKELDDLGLAENTIVVVWGDHGWHLGDHRVWGKHTLMDRAVHSTLMMHVPNKGGKQIEKVVGTVDIYPTLMELCAIPMPYETKGRSLLPLIENPASENWEEAAYSYYKGGLSLRTAQYRLNKYYRKEKPVLELFDQLNDPNGTENVIEMHPEVEAELMPLLEKGYTGVYGE